The Nomascus leucogenys isolate Asia chromosome 4, Asia_NLE_v1, whole genome shotgun sequence genome includes the window acatagttGCTTGGTTACTCCAGGAGCTTAGATAGGATTTGTAGAACAGAAATCTCAATAGCAACAGTGGATTGTAACCACTCCACAGTTTCCTCCTGTTGGGTGTTCAAAGATGAACAGCTTCCGGAAACATGTACAGACTTGTGGGGAGATCTGAAagacaaaagaggaaaatatcttctcttcatttttgtgAGTGACTGTTTCTTCTTCCTATACAGAGCTCTGTAGTTTCaagtttaagattttttctttcttttcttttttttttttttttttttttgagacggtgtcttgctcagtcgcccaggctggagtgcagtggcgccatcttggctcactgcaagctctgcctcccgggttcatgccattctcctgcctcagcctcccaagtagctggggctacaggtgcccgccaccaagcccggctaatttttcgtatttttagtagaaacggggtttcaacatgttagccaggatggtctccatctcctgaccttgtgatctgcccgcctcagcctcccaaagtgctgggattacaggtgtgagccaccgcgcctagccctcAAGTTTAAGATTTTTAGTCTTAAGATAGGAGAACTTGTTTTTCTGGATTCACTTAACTTTGTTACTGGAGGACTTGTGATGCCACCAGACCATTTGGAGATCTCTGTAAAACATTACTTGATAGTCCCAATGCAGTGATTTCCTTCAGAGTTTCCTTGAATTAGATCTCTGGGCAAGAAGGTTCCTGGAATTTTTCAGATCTCTCGTTTTAATGGTCTTAGGAGTACTTGGGTGTTAGGGCATCTTTAATCTAGCTAGGTCTGTGCTTTGCTGCTTACTGTGATGGGGCTTATCACTACTGGATGCAGTTGAGTTAGCTGGGCAACCTATTCACACTTTCCCCTCCAATGTCAAGCTTAGAAACTTCCTGATACAATTTGGTTACAATTGTATcagatggatttttaaattttgtatttatttttatattatttatatatttattattattttttgagacagtctcgttctgttgcccaggctggagtgcagtggtgagatcttggctcactgcaacctccgcctcctggggtcaagcagttctcctgcctcagcctctcaagtagctgggactacaggccaccacacctggctaatttttgaatatttagtagagacaggtttcactatgttggccaggctggtcttgaactcctgacttcaggtgatctgcctgccttggcctcccaaagtgttgggattacaggtgtgagccaccatgcctggcctggatttttaaattttttgaccaGTTATAAAACTTATTTGGGTAGTCATTTGAATCGTACATGTGGAATCTCAAGTTTCAAATTTCACCACTTGGTCTGAATAAAACCCAGCTAAGGAGGGAAACAGACAATGGGATGTCCAAATGCTCTTGTAAGCCCATGGAAGTTTTTGTCTCATTCTAGTGTCAGGAATTTGTGGATAGAATAATCAGGACTATTAGAATTGTTCCTTAATATTCCCTCAGAATGTCTGGAGGCCCCTCCCCGCAACAAGTGCCTATGAGCTCCAGCAACTCTGCTTCCTTTTCACTTTGGGCCTTTCTGCTTGCCGTCTCCAGGTGGTTTTGCCATTCCCGAGGATTACCTCAgcctctggttttatttttattttttatttaaaaattttttaaaatatttattcattctttagggtctcgctttgttgctcaggccagagtgcagtggcgtgattgtggctcactgtagtcttgacctcgtgagctcaagccatccttccacttcagtctcccaaagtattaggattacaggagggagccaccatgcctggcccagcctcTGCTTTTAAAGGGCTTTTAGGTcacatgctgttttttttttttttttttttttttaagcttactCTACCCAAAGTGGAGATGAAGGATCACAGGACAACTTTAGTGCCTTATGGCTAGGCCAAAGGAAACACGTAGCTTTTCACAGGTGGTAGATAAGGCTCTGGCCATGGGAGTGTTGAGGACAGAGTTGTGATAattcattttgttccttttttttttttttttttgagacggagtttctccttttttgcccaggctggagtacagtggcacgatcttggctcactgcaacctccgcctcccgggttaaagtgattctcctgcctcagcctcttgagtagctgggattacaggcacatgccaccggctaatttaatatttttagtaaagacggcgtttcaccttgttggtcaggctggtcttgaattcctgacctcaggtggtccacctgcctcggcctccccaaagtgctgggattatggtgtgagccactgcgcctggtctcaTTGTGTTCTTTTATCATCTGTGCCAGGTTCTAAGTTTGCATGGCATTGTGTTTTGCTTGAGATAAAAGATAATATTCTATAGGGAAATAAATCTCTGGTTATTTCTAGGTTTGAATAATCATAATTCCTTATTCTGTAGCTGTTCATATCTTACAAGGcacttttgtcttttctcttgtaCCTCTTAACTTTGAGGTAGGTAGGATAGATGTGTCGGAGGAAATAAATggtaagtttctttttatttttttttgagacggagttttgtgcatgtcacccaggctggagtgcagtggcatgatcttggctcactgcaacctccttctctttcttccgggttcaagtgattctcctccctcagcctctggagtagctgagattacaggtgccagccaccacgcccgggtaatttttgtatttttagtagagacgtggttttaccatgttggccaggctggtctcgaattcctgacctcaggtgatccacccacctgggcttcctaaaatgttgggattacatgtgtgagccaccgtgcttggccagtttttttcttttcttctttttctttctttctttctgttttttttgaaatggagtcttgccgtgtcacccagactggagtacggtggtgccatttcggcttactgcagcctccacctcccaggttcaagtgattctcctgccccagagcctcccgagtagctggaattataggtgtgcaccaccacacctggctaatttttgtatttttagtagagacagggtttcaccatgttggtcaggctgatcttgaactcctgatctcaggtagtctgcctgccttggcctcccaaagccctggcaTGAGCCCCTGTACCTGCCTCAATGGTAAGTTTCCTAAGATCTTATAATAAGTTAGTGATACCTGGGTCTGGAACTGAGACCATTGAATTCCTAATTAAGGATCCCTTTTGTGCTATGCCACACTTCTGACTTCTACttattgattgtattttttttccccattatccTGCGTTTTGTGTCATTGTCTTCAAATCCAGGGAAATGACTTGTTCTGTAGGAGCAGCTAGATAAGGCATCCCAGTACGAAAGTTTCTAAAAATGAGGACCCTCGTTTGGAGGTTTTAAGAATGTTTCTTATCTTAGTATTGTCATCTAGGTAGCTCTTTGTTTCTTAAACTGATGTGACAGATAGCATTCTGGTACTTGGATACTATCTAAGAGTAGCCACAGGTTGAGAATGGAGCTAAGCTCAGAGGCTTATTTCCTAGGGGCAGGATTCTCTCGTTCAGATTCTGCCCGTGCTTTGTGCTTTGTGAATGTGGACATgagaatttctttccattccttcatTTCCTGAAGTTTTCTCCTTCTGTGTGGTAGATAAGTATAACTTTGAGACCAGCATCCTGTCTTCTCCTACCATAGCTTATTCAGATCATAATGAGAGCTGCAGGGGTAACCTGCTTAGCAGAGCCTGTTAGCTGCAGTAATTGCAGCTTCATATCTTATAGGTGAGAAACCAGATCTTTCTGGTAAGCAGTCTGCTCTGTGAACAGAAGCCCAAGGTGTAAGGTATACCTCTGTCCCTTAAAGAGGAAACAGTGGAGGATGCAATGTGGTCTGGGACAGGGGGATTGGGCATGAACTCAGTCAGTAGGCTTAGTTTCTATTCCCATACCTCATTGGCTTACACAGGGTCCATCTTCTCTACTTCTAAGCCTAAATTTTTAGTCACATTACACAGTCCTGCCTTATACCTTGACTTCTCAGGGATAGATTGTGTAGCAAAGGGGCATTGGAAGAGCTGTGATTCTCGTCCTGACTCTAACACACTTTGAGTGGAGCAAGCCATATAAAAACTCTGAGCATGTATGTATGTCCACCTGTTAAATGGAGGTAATGATTCTTTGCCCTGCCTACCTTACAGGATTGTGAGGCCCAAATGAGTTCCTCCTGTACCTGAGAGTGCCTTGAAAACTTGGGAAGTACTGTGAAAAAGTGGAGAGATCATATTGGAATGTTGTGAACTGCTTGCTTGTTGCAGTCTCTCTTGCCTTAATTGGACATGGGCTGAGAGATGGGTCATACCAAAATGTGAATGGTCATTTCCAGTGTTTTGAGAGTTAGGCCTCAAAAGTGAGCTAGGCCTCAAAGCTGTTTGGTGAGCTTGGGTTGAGAACACTGAAGAACTGAGTGATCTAGGAACCCTTTCTGCATTTTGTTCTGCCGGTTTGTACTTACAGGAGATGTGAAGATTTTTATCCTGTGTTGCAGTTCATCTTTGCTCCTTCTTCTCTCACCAGGAAGTTGGGTGAGGTGGCAGGGTTTGTAAAGGGGAGAATGGGAAGAAGGCTGTAGGTAAAGATGACTGCTTGGGACAGTCAGAAGCTTTGTTATATGGGAGCTACATTTTATGACATACTCCTGGAGAGGAGGGTTTGGAGGCCTTGGAGGTAGCTGGCAACAGCTGGGTGCTGTTGTGTGTCCAATTTGGGACCCATCAGGTAGCATGCCCTGCCCCCCTAATTGCTAACCCTCTGTCTGCTGCTTTATCAGACTACGCGTTTGTTCACATGGAGAAGGAAGCAGATGCCAAAGCCGCAATCGCGCAGCTCAACGGCAAAGAAGTGAAGGGCAAGCGCATCAACGTGGAACTCTCCACCAAGGGTCAGAAGAAGGGGCCTGGCCTGGCTGTCCAGTCTGGGGACAAGACCAAGAAACCAGGGGCTGGGGATACGGCCTTCCCTGGAACTGGTGGCTTCTCTGCCACCTTCGACTACCAGCAGGCTTTTGGCAACAGCACTGGTGGCTTTGATGGGCAAGCCCGTCAGCCCACACCACCCTTCTTTGGTCGCGACCGCAGCCCTCTGCGCCGTTCACCTCCCCGAGCCTCTTATGTGGCTCCTCTGACGGCCCAGCCAGCTACCTACCGGGCCCAGCCGTCAGTGTCACTGGGAGCTGCCTATAGGGCCCAGCCTTCTGCCTCTTTGGGTGTTGGCTATCGGACTCAGCCCATGACAGCCCAGGCAGCCTCTTACCGCGCTCAGCCCTCTGTCTCCCTTGGGGCACCATACAGGGGCCAGCTGGCTAGTCCTAGCTCCCAGTCTGCAGCTTCTTCACTCGGCCCATATGGTGGAGCCCAGCCCTCAGCCTCGGCCCTTTCCTCCTATGGGGGTCAGGCAGCTGCGGCTTCTTCGCTCAACTCCTATGGGGCTCAGGGTTCCTCCCTTGCCTCCTATGGTAACCAGCCATCCTCTTACGGCGCCCAGGCTGCCTCTTCCTATGGGGTTCGTGCAGCTGCTTCTTCCTACAACACCCAGGGAGCAGCTTCCTCCTTAGGCTCCTACGGGGCTCAGGCAGCCTCCTATGGGGCCCAGTCTGCAGCCTCCTCACTAGCTTATGGAGCCCAGGCAGCTTCATATAATGCCCAGCCCTCGGCCTCTTACAATGCCCAGTCTGCCCCATATGCTGCACAGCAGGCTGCTTCCTACTCTTCCCAACCTGCTGCCTATGTGGCACAGCCAGCCACAGCTGCTGCCTATGCCAGCCAGCCAGCAGCCTACGCCGCACAAGCCACTACCCCAATGGCTGGCTCTTATGGGGCCCAGCCGGTTGTCCAGACCCAGCTGAATAGTTATGGGGCCCAAGCATCAATGGGCCTCTCAGGCTCCTATGGGGCTCAGTCGGCTGCTGCGGCCACTGGCTCCTATGGTGCCGCAGCAGCCTATGGGGCCCAACCTTCTGCCACCCTGGCAGCTCCTTACCGCACTCAGTCATCAGCCTCATTGGCTGCTTCCTATGCTGCCCAGCAGCATCCCCAGGCTGCTGCCTCCTACCGCGGCCAGCCAGGCAATGCCTACGATGGGGCAGGTCAGCCGTCTGCAGCCTACCTGTCCATGTCCCAGGGGGCCGTTGCCAACGCCAACAGCACCCCGCCGCCCTATGAGCGTACCCGCCTCTCCCCACCCCGGGCCAGCTACGACGATCCCTACAAAAAGGCTGTCGCCATGTCGAAAAGGTACTGTATGCCCCCCCGCCTCTGCCCCCAGCTGGGGCTTAGGGCAAGGGGCTGAGGTTGGCAGGGGAGGGAAACTGGAGGCATTGGCCCCTCCCTCGgtcttctgtatttctgtgggatgtcCAGAGGCCGAGGGGAGCAGTGTCTATGAACTTTTCTGGTCACCAGGGTTCAGGTGGAGCATAGTGCTCAGCCTGGGGTGGTACCTGCTAGTCAGGCCAGGTACAGTCACCTGTCTAGGCTAGCTCAAGTGTCATTGGAGCTACTGCCTGCAGGACCGTGGCCCATATCCTTTCCCACTGTCTCAAGGATCCTTAAGCCTATTACGTGGTTGTCCTGGCTTTGGCAGGGATGGGGGTTAAAGAGTAGTCCCTTTGGCATTCACTGGCTAAAGGCAAGTTTATGAGGTGCGTCCACTGTGGGAAGTTGGGGACCTTGCTTTCATCCGCCGTTCTGTTGATAAACAACCAAGGTCTTTCTCTGCAGGGCCCAGGGGCGGAGATAGTTTGCTGTGGTGTGGGAATGTAGACCAAAATCCACCTTGGCTAGTTCAGAGGGGAGGACTTCAGTGGAGGGTTTGATTTCCCACTGAGTTGAAGCCAGGCTTGATTTTTTTGGCCTGGATAGGGTGATGAGCCTTCTGACAAAAGGAGACCAATCTCTTGGAGACCAATGTGATCACACCCTCCCTGTCCCCATTGGCATCTCCCCAATGCCCACCTGGAGTCCTCCCCTCAATTGTCTCATTCACCAACTGTCTTCTTCTCTCGACTAGGTATGGTTCCGACCGGCGTTTAGCCGAGCTCTCTGATTACCGCCGTTTATCAGAGTCGCAGCTTTCGTTCCGCCGCTCGCCGACAAAGTCCTCGCTGGATTACCGTCGCCTGCCCGATGCCCATTCCGATTACGCACGCTATTCGGGCTCCTATAATGATTACCTGCGGGCGGCTCAGATGCACTCTGGCTACCAGCGCCGCATGTAGGGCCATCCTGGGATTGGGCaccacagggagggagggagaaaagaggtgGGTAGGGTTACAGATCCAGGTTATAACTACTCTGGCCCATATCTTTCCTGGTTGCGGTTTTTCATCCCCTCTACCATGTGGGCCTTCCCCAGGAGATGATCCTTTTGAGTGTTCGGCAGTAACCTACTTTGTTCCTTCGCCTCAGCAGCAAATCTTGCTACTGGCTCTAGATCTGCGGTTTCCCCCCTACCCTGCCTCCTGTCTCCCCAGAATGggaatttcttttatgtttttatttttttcctggctcCCTTTTATTTTTGTGCGCGATATTTAAGGTCGTCTGGATGGGGAAGCAACCTGCAGCTGAGGTCGCCGGcgcctttttctttttagatgggaAGGAGGCCAGGAAAGGGTTAGCTTAACCATTTCCT containing:
- the LOC100584644 gene encoding RNA-binding protein 14 isoform X1, whose amino-acid sequence is MKIFVGNVDGADTTPEELAALFAPYGTVMSCAVMKQFAFVHMRENAGALRAIEALHGHELRPGRALVVEMSRPRPLNTWKIFVGNVSAACTSQELRSLFERRGRVIECDVVKDYAFVHMEKEADAKAAIAQLNGKEVKGKRINVELSTKGQKKGPGLAVQSGDKTKKPGAGDTAFPGTGGFSATFDYQQAFGNSTGGFDGQARQPTPPFFGRDRSPLRRSPPRASYVAPLTAQPATYRAQPSVSLGAAYRAQPSASLGVGYRTQPMTAQAASYRAQPSVSLGAPYRGQLASPSSQSAASSLGPYGGAQPSASALSSYGGQAAAASSLNSYGAQGSSLASYGNQPSSYGAQAASSYGVRAAASSYNTQGAASSLGSYGAQAASYGAQSAASSLAYGAQAASYNAQPSASYNAQSAPYAAQQAASYSSQPAAYVAQPATAAAYASQPAAYAAQATTPMAGSYGAQPVVQTQLNSYGAQASMGLSGSYGAQSAAAATGSYGAAAAYGAQPSATLAAPYRTQSSASLAASYAAQQHPQAAASYRGQPGNAYDGAGQPSAAYLSMSQGAVANANSTPPPYERTRLSPPRASYDDPYKKAVAMSKRYGSDRRLAELSDYRRLSESQLSFRRSPTKSSLDYRRLPDAHSDYARYSGSYNDYLRAAQMHSGYQRRM
- the LOC100584644 gene encoding RNA-binding protein 14 isoform X2, which gives rise to MEKEADAKAAIAQLNGKEVKGKRINVELSTKGQKKGPGLAVQSGDKTKKPGAGDTAFPGTGGFSATFDYQQAFGNSTGGFDGQARQPTPPFFGRDRSPLRRSPPRASYVAPLTAQPATYRAQPSVSLGAAYRAQPSASLGVGYRTQPMTAQAASYRAQPSVSLGAPYRGQLASPSSQSAASSLGPYGGAQPSASALSSYGGQAAAASSLNSYGAQGSSLASYGNQPSSYGAQAASSYGVRAAASSYNTQGAASSLGSYGAQAASYGAQSAASSLAYGAQAASYNAQPSASYNAQSAPYAAQQAASYSSQPAAYVAQPATAAAYASQPAAYAAQATTPMAGSYGAQPVVQTQLNSYGAQASMGLSGSYGAQSAAAATGSYGAAAAYGAQPSATLAAPYRTQSSASLAASYAAQQHPQAAASYRGQPGNAYDGAGQPSAAYLSMSQGAVANANSTPPPYERTRLSPPRASYDDPYKKAVAMSKRYGSDRRLAELSDYRRLSESQLSFRRSPTKSSLDYRRLPDAHSDYARYSGSYNDYLRAAQMHSGYQRRM